A portion of the Acidisoma sp. PAMC 29798 genome contains these proteins:
- a CDS encoding SMP-30/gluconolactonase/LRE family protein, whose amino-acid sequence MDGFEIIDPRFKALVLPNAPLETLGDGFRWLEGPVWFADLDCLLVSDLPNDRILCWTESGGVSVFRQPSGFANGHTRDRQGRLIGCSHRDRCVTRTELDGTITILADRYQGKRLNAPNDVVCKSDGSLWFSDPLYGISTDYEGGKQMSELPPTLYRLDPNGDLTVVADDFDGPNGLCFSPDESRLYVAESGAQFASDPVQHIRVFDVVDKRLTNARVFHTISPGFADGFCCDEDGRIWSSAADGVHCIHPSGVLLGKIKVPSVVSNLTFGGRHRSRLFLCASHTLYAIYTNVRGAARP is encoded by the coding sequence ATGGACGGGTTCGAGATCATCGATCCGCGCTTTAAGGCGCTGGTGCTGCCGAATGCACCGCTGGAGACACTCGGGGACGGGTTTCGCTGGCTTGAAGGACCTGTCTGGTTCGCGGATCTCGACTGCCTGCTCGTCAGTGACCTGCCCAATGACCGCATCCTGTGTTGGACGGAGTCCGGCGGGGTGTCGGTGTTCCGTCAACCGAGCGGGTTCGCCAATGGCCATACGCGCGATCGGCAGGGCCGGCTGATCGGCTGCTCGCACCGCGACCGCTGCGTCACCCGCACCGAGCTGGACGGCACCATCACCATCCTCGCCGACCGCTATCAGGGCAAACGGCTGAATGCGCCGAATGATGTCGTCTGCAAATCGGACGGCAGCCTGTGGTTCAGCGACCCTCTGTACGGCATCAGCACCGATTACGAAGGCGGCAAACAGATGTCGGAACTGCCGCCGACGCTGTATCGGCTCGACCCGAATGGCGATCTCACCGTGGTGGCCGATGATTTCGACGGGCCCAATGGCTTATGCTTTTCGCCGGATGAAAGCCGGCTCTATGTCGCAGAAAGCGGCGCCCAATTCGCGAGTGATCCCGTGCAGCATATTCGCGTTTTCGATGTCGTGGATAAACGTTTGACCAATGCGCGTGTGTTTCACACGATATCGCCCGGCTTTGCAGACGGCTTTTGCTGCGATGAGGATGGCCGCATCTGGAGCAGTGCGGCCGATGGCGTGCATTGCATCCACCCGAGCGGCGTGCTGCTCGGCAAGATCAAGGTGCCGTCCGTCGTCTCCAACCTCACCTTCGGCGGCCGCCACCGCAGCCGGCTGTTCCTCTGCGCCTCTCACACGCTGTATGCGATCTACACCAATGTGCGGGGCGCGGCGCGGCCATGA
- a CDS encoding DoxX family protein — protein MTFAFIVTLAVRYLLVVLFFPFSALDKTLNFAGAVGQAQQVFKARPMALALIAIGLAVEILMPLGILTGVADRLAAFIMAGYCAMTALLFKQFWAPGDFWAHGESKGRDLFWDFLKNFSLAGGFLLITVGLNGTGLHAFLSDPLASTHPYTTH, from the coding sequence ATGACCTTCGCCTTCATCGTCACCTTGGCCGTGCGCTACCTGCTGGTGGTGCTGTTCTTCCCCTTCAGCGCTCTCGACAAAACCTTGAATTTTGCGGGCGCGGTTGGGCAGGCGCAGCAGGTGTTCAAGGCCCGGCCGATGGCCTTGGCCCTGATCGCCATCGGCCTGGCGGTGGAGATCCTGATGCCGCTTGGTATCCTCACCGGCGTCGCGGATCGTCTGGCCGCCTTCATCATGGCCGGCTATTGCGCGATGACGGCGCTTTTGTTCAAGCAATTCTGGGCGCCGGGCGATTTCTGGGCCCATGGTGAGAGCAAGGGTCGTGACCTGTTCTGGGATTTCCTCAAGAACTTCTCCCTCGCCGGGGGCTTTCTGCTCATCACCGTGGGCCTGAATGGCACGGGCCTGCACGCCTTCCTGTCGGACCCCCTGGCCTCGACCCATCCTTATACGACGCACTGA
- a CDS encoding amidase: MAEPIHFESLTRVSDSIRRGARSSVAVTTTVLDRIAALDPTYRSYTTVLAERALERAEAADRETAHGIWRGPLHGVPIAVKDLCYTRFAPSGAGTTMLKHTVPDHNATVVDRLEQGGAVILGKLAMTEGAYTSHHPDTPTPLNPWGHDHWVGSSSTGSGVATAAGLCYGSLGSDTGGSIRFPSATCGLTGIKPTWGRVSRHGVFPLAASLDHVGPMTRSAADAAAMLGVIAGADVQDPTALQAPVPDYLGTIGGGMRGLTIGIDRRFVSDGIDAEVIAALAEAERVLVSLGARIREIAFPAVDALVRGWIPFCSMETAIAHEHTYPARVDEYGPALAQLIDEGRATTAFDLGKILHRRLAFTGALAEVFEGVDLLLVPTMPVPVPSLARMSEYGADPTILLRMLRFTAPFNFSGSPTITVPNGIDSAGIPLSMQLVGPHLSEDVLCRAGYAYQQVTDWHTRRAIA; the protein is encoded by the coding sequence ATGGCCGAGCCGATCCATTTCGAGAGTCTGACCCGCGTGAGCGACAGCATCAGACGCGGCGCGCGGTCCTCGGTTGCCGTGACGACCACCGTGCTGGACCGCATCGCGGCGCTCGACCCGACCTATCGCAGCTATACGACCGTCTTGGCGGAGCGGGCGCTGGAACGGGCCGAGGCCGCCGACCGTGAAACCGCGCATGGCATCTGGCGCGGCCCGCTGCATGGCGTGCCGATTGCGGTGAAGGATCTTTGCTACACCCGCTTCGCGCCGAGCGGTGCGGGCACAACCATGCTTAAACACACGGTCCCCGATCATAACGCGACGGTGGTGGACCGGCTGGAACAAGGCGGCGCCGTCATTCTCGGCAAGCTGGCGATGACCGAAGGCGCCTATACCAGCCACCATCCCGATACTCCGACCCCGCTTAATCCCTGGGGTCATGACCACTGGGTTGGCTCATCATCGACCGGGTCAGGTGTCGCGACCGCCGCCGGTCTTTGTTACGGCTCGCTGGGTTCCGATACCGGTGGGTCGATCCGCTTCCCCTCCGCGACCTGCGGGCTCACGGGCATCAAGCCGACCTGGGGGCGGGTTAGTCGCCATGGCGTCTTTCCCCTCGCGGCTTCGCTCGATCACGTCGGCCCGATGACGCGCAGCGCCGCCGATGCGGCCGCGATGCTCGGGGTCATTGCCGGCGCCGATGTGCAGGACCCGACGGCCCTGCAAGCGCCGGTGCCGGATTATCTCGGCACGATCGGCGGCGGCATGCGCGGCCTGACGATTGGCATTGACCGACGCTTCGTGAGCGACGGGATCGACGCCGAGGTGATCGCCGCCCTGGCCGAGGCCGAGCGCGTTCTTGTCAGTCTGGGAGCCAGGATTCGTGAGATCGCGTTTCCGGCGGTCGATGCCCTGGTGCGCGGCTGGATTCCCTTTTGTTCCATGGAGACCGCCATCGCGCATGAGCACACTTATCCCGCGCGCGTGGACGAATACGGTCCGGCGCTGGCGCAATTGATTGACGAGGGGCGTGCGACGACCGCTTTCGATCTCGGCAAGATCCTGCATCGGCGCCTGGCCTTTACGGGCGCGCTCGCGGAAGTGTTCGAGGGTGTCGATCTGCTCTTGGTGCCCACCATGCCCGTGCCGGTGCCGAGCCTGGCGCGGATGAGCGAATACGGTGCCGACCCCACCATTCTGCTGCGGATGCTGCGGTTCACGGCCCCGTTTAATTTTTCGGGCAGCCCGACCATCACAGTGCCGAATGGCATCGACAGCGCCGGCATTCCCTTGAGTATGCAATTGGTTGGGCCGCATCTGTCGGAGGATGTGCTGTGCCGTGCGGGTTACGCGTACCAGCAGGTCACCGACTGGCATACCCGGCGGGCGATTGCGTGA
- a CDS encoding VOC family protein, whose protein sequence is MNRLLRVRINVSDLARLTDFYCEALGFVVVQMAERGVRLRLGAQTLELVQPEVPGAPYPADSRATDVWFQHVALVVSDMAAAYAHLCRHAMTPITIGGPQRLPPSTGRVQAFKFRDPDGHPLELLAFPPGAGDAHWQSGDALFLGYDHSALVVSDVTRSIAFYEALGLVVAGRTLNHGPEQERLDDAPGVRVDVVALRAAAEATPHVELLGYQVPPVTPLPGPLAPSDIASSRLVFESDRAAELHDPDGHAIVLVQSPLTQSPAGYASR, encoded by the coding sequence ATGAACCGCCTGCTCCGCGTCCGCATCAATGTGTCCGATCTCGCGCGGCTGACGGATTTCTATTGCGAGGCGCTCGGCTTCGTGGTCGTTCAGATGGCGGAGCGTGGGGTGCGGCTGCGGTTAGGCGCGCAAACGCTGGAACTGGTGCAGCCTGAGGTGCCGGGTGCGCCTTATCCCGCCGATAGTCGCGCGACCGATGTGTGGTTCCAGCACGTCGCACTCGTCGTTAGCGATATGGCGGCGGCCTATGCGCATCTGTGTCGACACGCAATGACGCCGATCACCATCGGTGGCCCGCAACGGCTTCCACCCTCCACCGGTCGCGTTCAGGCTTTCAAGTTTCGCGATCCGGACGGGCATCCGCTGGAGCTGCTGGCCTTTCCGCCCGGCGCTGGCGATGCGCATTGGCAAAGCGGCGATGCGCTGTTCCTCGGCTATGATCATTCGGCACTCGTCGTCAGCGACGTCACGCGCAGCATCGCCTTTTACGAAGCGCTCGGTTTGGTGGTGGCGGGACGCACGCTGAACCATGGGCCGGAGCAGGAGCGGCTTGACGATGCACCCGGCGTGCGCGTGGATGTGGTCGCGCTGCGCGCGGCTGCGGAGGCGACGCCGCATGTCGAGTTATTGGGCTACCAGGTGCCGCCGGTGACGCCCCTGCCAGGCCCGCTCGCTCCGTCCGATATCGCCAGCAGCCGATTGGTGTTCGAGAGTGACCGGGCGGCGGAGTTGCATGACCCGGATGGGCACGCGATCGTGTTGGTGCAATCGCCCCTCACGCAATCGCCCGCCGGGTATGCCAGTCGGTGA
- a CDS encoding cupin domain-containing protein, which yields MPDTPRVPYWHLWCDDQGVSHQTQCALTDWALKGVGNAAPQWNNPQDRADSTVVFTVQPVGWVGDWHENPAPQWITVLSGRWWIEAMDGTRIEQGPGEFSLGEDQGCVADGAGRKGHRSGTIGDQPAVLMTVQLHVPPVHTPCHFK from the coding sequence ATGCCTGACACACCGCGCGTTCCCTATTGGCATCTTTGGTGCGACGACCAGGGCGTCAGCCACCAGACGCAATGCGCGCTGACGGACTGGGCGCTGAAGGGCGTCGGCAATGCCGCGCCGCAATGGAACAACCCGCAAGACCGGGCGGACTCCACCGTTGTTTTCACAGTTCAACCCGTCGGTTGGGTGGGCGACTGGCATGAGAATCCCGCCCCGCAATGGATCACTGTCTTGTCAGGCCGGTGGTGGATCGAGGCGATGGACGGCACGCGCATCGAACAAGGTCCGGGCGAGTTCTCCCTCGGCGAGGATCAAGGCTGCGTCGCCGATGGCGCGGGCCGCAAAGGCCATCGCTCCGGCACGATCGGGGACCAGCCGGCGGTGTTGATGACGGTGCAATTGCATGTGCCGCCGGTCCATACGCCCTGCCATTTCAAGTGA
- the poxB gene encoding ubiquinone-dependent pyruvate dehydrogenase: MSDGNVASLMVQMLTEAGVKRIFGLVGDSLNGLTEALRRQHVIEWVHVRHEEVAAFAASGEAAVTGSLAVCAGSCGPGNLHLINGLFDAHRSRVPVLAIAAQIPSAEIGGGYFQETHPQDLFRACSHYCELVSSPAQLPFVLQNAIRAAVGLRGVAVVVIPGDVALSKAPSAPFAPVAGLLPPMPIVTPAEAELDALAALLNDSERVTLFCGRGCAGTHAPLMALAETLKSPIVHALGGKEHVEYDNPYDVGMTGFIGFSSGYAAMHACDTLLMLGTDFPYKQFMPTGCKIAQVDIRPENLGRRARLDLGIVGDVGATITALLPKLHNKDARKHLDNALAHFKKARAGLDDLAKGTPGKLPIHPQYLTKALSDAASEDAVFTFDVGTPTIWAARYLAMNGKRRLIGSLVHGSMANAMPQAIGIQAAQPGRQVISLSGDGGFTMLMGDLITLTQQKLPVKVVIYNNGVLGFVAMEMKAAGFVDTGVDLENPDFAAMARAMGIYAKRVEDPGDLPAAIAEILAHDGPALLDVVTAKQELSMPPTIEAEQIKGFSLWMVRAVMSGRGDEVIDLAKTNLLSR, translated from the coding sequence ATGTCGGACGGAAACGTGGCGAGCCTCATGGTCCAAATGCTGACCGAGGCCGGCGTCAAACGCATCTTTGGCCTTGTCGGCGATAGCCTGAACGGCCTTACCGAAGCATTGCGCCGGCAACACGTCATCGAATGGGTGCATGTACGCCACGAGGAAGTCGCGGCTTTCGCGGCCTCGGGCGAGGCGGCGGTGACGGGTTCGCTCGCGGTTTGCGCAGGCTCCTGCGGGCCGGGCAATCTGCACCTCATCAACGGCCTGTTCGATGCGCATCGCAGCCGGGTTCCAGTGCTCGCCATCGCCGCGCAAATCCCCTCGGCCGAAATCGGTGGCGGCTATTTCCAGGAAACGCATCCGCAGGATCTGTTCCGCGCCTGCAGCCATTACTGCGAGCTGGTGTCATCCCCGGCGCAGCTGCCCTTCGTGTTGCAGAACGCCATCCGCGCGGCGGTCGGGCTGCGCGGCGTGGCCGTCGTGGTCATTCCCGGCGATGTCGCGCTGAGCAAAGCGCCCTCCGCCCCATTCGCGCCCGTCGCGGGGCTGTTGCCACCCATGCCGATCGTCACGCCTGCTGAGGCCGAGCTGGATGCGTTGGCCGCGCTGCTGAACGACAGCGAGCGGGTCACGCTGTTCTGCGGCCGTGGCTGTGCCGGCACCCACGCCCCGCTGATGGCACTGGCTGAGACGCTGAAAAGCCCGATCGTGCATGCCCTGGGCGGCAAGGAGCATGTCGAATACGACAATCCCTATGATGTTGGCATGACCGGCTTCATTGGCTTCTCCTCGGGCTACGCCGCCATGCATGCCTGCGACACGCTGCTGATGCTGGGCACCGACTTTCCCTACAAGCAGTTCATGCCCACCGGCTGCAAGATCGCGCAGGTCGATATCCGCCCCGAGAATCTGGGCCGGCGCGCGCGGCTCGATCTCGGCATCGTCGGCGATGTCGGTGCAACCATCACCGCCTTGCTGCCGAAGCTCCACAACAAGGATGCGCGCAAACATCTCGATAACGCACTCGCGCATTTCAAAAAGGCACGTGCCGGCCTCGATGATCTGGCAAAGGGCACGCCCGGCAAACTGCCGATCCATCCGCAATATTTGACCAAGGCGCTGAGCGATGCGGCGAGCGAGGATGCGGTCTTCACCTTCGACGTCGGCACGCCGACCATCTGGGCGGCGCGCTATCTGGCCATGAACGGCAAGCGGCGGCTGATCGGGTCCCTGGTGCATGGCTCCATGGCCAATGCCATGCCCCAGGCGATCGGCATTCAGGCGGCGCAGCCGGGGCGACAGGTCATCTCCCTGTCTGGCGATGGCGGCTTCACGATGCTGATGGGGGATCTGATTACCCTCACGCAACAGAAGCTGCCAGTGAAGGTGGTGATCTACAACAACGGTGTGCTCGGATTCGTCGCGATGGAGATGAAGGCCGCCGGCTTTGTCGATACGGGCGTAGACCTCGAGAATCCCGATTTCGCCGCCATGGCGCGGGCCATGGGCATTTATGCCAAGCGCGTGGAAGACCCCGGTGACCTGCCAGCGGCCATCGCCGAGATACTTGCCCATGATGGGCCGGCGCTGCTCGATGTGGTGACGGCGAAGCAGGAACTGTCCATGCCGCCGACGATCGAAGCCGAGCAGATCAAAGGGTTCAGCCTGTGGATGGTGCGTGCGGTCATGAGCGGGCGGGGCGACGAGGTGATCGACCTCGCCAAGACGAACCTGCTGTCGCGTTAG